One segment of Paraburkholderia sp. PREW-6R DNA contains the following:
- a CDS encoding tetratricopeptide repeat protein: MTVTQTLATPLVTSLADLNRQAASLCTAGQFAEAFALVKPVLEEADVDEVGVDVWADALNVAGTCSFGLRAPADAERYWRECLRIKPAYPEVVDSLGMLLRSLGRLSAAKAAYRQLVALMPHHAEAHNRLGSVLYELGYLEDAEASYRAALTLRPDFAEAHYNRANTLHNLHRYEEAEVAYRAALRGLPAHAEAHNNLGNVLLQLGRPVEADAAYREALTVRPQYPEALNNLAGVLKIMGRPAEAELACRLALAIRPDYADAHLNLGTVLDLLQRPAEAEAAYREAIARRPDYAEAYYNLGIALFKLDRLAEAEAAYRETMRLRPDIVHAYNNLGCVLRVADRMAEAVEVFAQAAALCPDMAEAHYNLGAALVQLGRLNESERAYRRALALRPDYGDATFGLAVLLLGMGRFEEGWPLYECRYDQPGFVHWHTRSMLACAHWTGDALSGRSLLVWQEDGLGDMLQFSRYFALLKAQGAARITFACVPALHRLMRSVDGVDSVCDHDTAIAHASTYDCWTSLLSAPLHLRTTVDTIPRPVRLSAENVLVEKWKPVLDALPPGRKVGLVWKGNPKHHNDANRSIPSLDLLAPLWSVPGLNFVSLQKGQGDGEAQRPPAGQPLLDLGASVADFADTAAIVAQLDLVICVDTSIAHLAASLGKPCWVMLPDRDIDWRWLRERSDSPWYPHTLRVFRRALGEDWPIVIEQVRQACAQRFAGEASVHVGADMLR; the protein is encoded by the coding sequence ATGACTGTGACGCAGACGCTCGCCACTCCACTCGTTACCTCATTGGCTGACCTGAACCGGCAGGCCGCGTCGCTTTGCACGGCTGGACAATTCGCCGAGGCATTCGCGCTGGTAAAACCGGTGCTGGAAGAAGCCGACGTGGACGAAGTGGGCGTCGATGTCTGGGCTGACGCGCTGAACGTTGCAGGCACGTGCTCGTTCGGCCTACGCGCGCCTGCCGACGCCGAGCGCTACTGGCGCGAATGCCTGCGGATCAAACCTGCGTATCCGGAAGTGGTCGACAGCCTGGGCATGCTGCTCCGATCGCTTGGACGCCTGTCGGCGGCGAAAGCGGCGTACCGGCAACTGGTCGCGCTCATGCCGCATCATGCCGAAGCGCACAACCGGCTGGGTTCCGTGCTCTACGAGCTTGGCTATCTGGAGGACGCCGAGGCGTCGTACCGGGCGGCGCTGACGCTTCGTCCCGATTTCGCCGAAGCGCATTACAACCGCGCCAATACGCTGCACAATCTGCATCGCTATGAAGAGGCTGAAGTCGCGTACCGCGCTGCGTTGCGCGGGTTGCCCGCGCATGCTGAAGCGCACAACAATCTGGGCAACGTGCTGCTGCAACTCGGCCGTCCTGTCGAGGCCGACGCCGCGTATCGCGAGGCGTTGACGGTTCGCCCGCAATATCCGGAGGCGCTCAATAATCTCGCGGGCGTGCTGAAGATAATGGGCCGGCCCGCGGAAGCCGAACTGGCCTGCCGGCTCGCGCTGGCGATTCGCCCCGACTACGCCGACGCGCATCTGAACCTCGGCACGGTGCTCGATCTGCTGCAGCGGCCGGCCGAAGCAGAAGCCGCCTATCGCGAGGCGATTGCGCGCCGGCCCGATTACGCCGAGGCGTATTACAACCTGGGCATCGCGCTTTTCAAGCTCGACCGCCTGGCGGAAGCCGAGGCGGCGTATCGCGAGACGATGCGCCTGCGGCCCGACATCGTGCATGCGTATAACAATCTCGGTTGCGTGCTGCGCGTCGCGGACCGCATGGCCGAGGCCGTCGAGGTGTTCGCACAGGCGGCAGCCTTGTGCCCCGATATGGCGGAGGCGCACTACAACCTCGGCGCTGCGCTGGTGCAATTAGGCCGACTGAACGAATCCGAGCGCGCGTATCGTCGCGCGCTTGCACTACGTCCGGATTATGGCGACGCGACATTCGGCCTCGCCGTGCTGCTGCTCGGCATGGGCCGGTTCGAGGAAGGCTGGCCGCTGTACGAGTGCCGCTACGATCAGCCTGGTTTCGTCCATTGGCACACGCGCTCGATGCTTGCGTGCGCGCATTGGACCGGCGACGCGCTATCGGGTCGCTCGCTGCTCGTCTGGCAGGAAGACGGCCTGGGCGACATGTTGCAGTTCAGCCGCTATTTTGCGCTGCTAAAAGCACAAGGCGCAGCGCGGATCACGTTTGCATGCGTGCCGGCGCTGCATCGATTGATGCGTTCCGTGGACGGGGTAGACAGCGTATGCGATCACGATACCGCGATCGCGCACGCGTCTACGTACGACTGCTGGACGAGCTTGCTGAGCGCACCGCTGCATTTGCGCACGACGGTGGACACGATTCCGCGCCCGGTCCGCCTGAGCGCGGAAAACGTACTCGTCGAGAAATGGAAGCCGGTGCTAGATGCGCTGCCGCCTGGCCGCAAGGTGGGTCTCGTGTGGAAAGGCAATCCGAAGCACCATAACGACGCCAATCGTTCGATTCCGTCGCTCGATCTGCTCGCGCCGTTGTGGAGCGTGCCGGGCCTGAACTTCGTCAGTCTGCAGAAGGGGCAAGGTGATGGGGAGGCACAACGGCCGCCCGCCGGTCAGCCGCTGCTCGACCTTGGCGCGTCGGTCGCCGATTTTGCTGATACGGCCGCGATCGTCGCGCAACTCGATCTCGTGATTTGTGTGGATACGTCGATTGCGCATCTCGCGGCTTCGCTCGGCAAGCCGTGCTGGGTGATGCTGCCGGACCGGGACATCGACTGGCGCTGGCTGCGCGAGCGCAGCGACTCGCCGTGGTATCCGCATACACTGCGCGTGTTTCGTCGCGCGCTCGGTGAAGATTGGCCGATCGTGATCGAGCAGGTCAGACAGGCATGCGCCCAACGATTTGCTGGCGAGGCGTCCGTCCACGTGGGCGCAGATATGCTCAGGTAA
- a CDS encoding porin — protein sequence MNNRIAFHATHVACSVALVFSLGAQTARAQSSVTLYGSLDAGLGYVSNLHGGNAYIAEQGTMQADRFGLLGAEDIGAGRSVVFRLENGFLTTTGALASTNTFFNRQAYVGLADPVFGTVTLGRQTDWNFDWLGSLSTAQLLGDFSAFHPGNLDGLGSTLPVQLSNTVKWKSTTYHGLSVGALYGFPGATASNTNGRTVSFGANYTNGPFKLVAVYSEYRDRLLPLSNGLGLTAFEGQTLAPGATFNAKQVRDMGIGGSYRFERVTLHALATDVRIQSNGGTEYFRTIDGGANVRLTPAEEVSAGAWTATLAGRRWTQLTVANVYSLSKATQLYADLMFETAGGGAVANTLGIGASSSGRQTVFLSGIHHLF from the coding sequence ATGAATAACAGAATCGCTTTTCACGCGACGCATGTCGCGTGTTCGGTTGCGCTCGTCTTTTCGCTGGGCGCACAGACGGCTCGGGCGCAAAGCAGTGTCACGCTGTATGGCAGCCTCGATGCGGGCCTCGGCTATGTGAGCAATCTGCATGGCGGCAATGCGTATATCGCCGAGCAAGGCACAATGCAAGCCGATCGCTTTGGCTTGCTCGGTGCGGAGGATATCGGCGCGGGGCGCTCGGTCGTGTTCAGACTGGAGAACGGTTTTCTGACAACGACCGGCGCTCTGGCGAGCACCAACACGTTCTTTAATCGGCAGGCTTACGTGGGTCTCGCCGATCCCGTATTCGGCACCGTGACGCTCGGGCGGCAGACAGACTGGAACTTCGACTGGCTCGGTTCGCTGTCGACCGCGCAATTGCTCGGCGACTTCTCGGCATTTCACCCCGGCAATCTCGACGGCCTCGGCAGCACGTTGCCGGTCCAGTTGTCGAATACCGTGAAGTGGAAGAGCACGACCTATCACGGCCTGAGCGTCGGCGCGTTATACGGTTTTCCGGGTGCAACGGCGAGCAATACGAACGGGCGGACCGTGAGCTTCGGCGCAAACTACACGAATGGACCGTTCAAGCTGGTCGCGGTCTATTCGGAATACCGTGACCGCCTGTTGCCGCTTTCGAACGGACTCGGCCTGACAGCATTCGAAGGACAGACGCTCGCGCCCGGTGCGACATTCAACGCGAAGCAGGTGCGCGATATGGGCATCGGCGGATCGTACCGTTTCGAGCGTGTGACGCTGCATGCGCTCGCAACGGACGTGCGGATCCAGTCGAACGGCGGCACCGAATACTTCCGCACGATCGACGGCGGCGCGAACGTTCGCCTGACGCCTGCGGAAGAAGTGTCGGCGGGCGCATGGACTGCGACGCTGGCGGGGCGTCGCTGGACGCAGTTGACGGTGGCGAACGTGTACTCGCTGTCAAAAGCGACCCAGCTCTACGCCGACCTGATGTTCGAAACGGCCGGCGGCGGCGCGGTGGCGAATACGCTCGGAATCGGCGCGTCTTCGAGCGGACGGCAGACCGTGTTTCTCAGCGGCATTCACCATCTTTTCTGA
- a CDS encoding helix-turn-helix transcriptional regulator → MNAINPVKIARKTQPNELGPLLRHWRDLRGISQLDLSFNAGVSQRHISFIESGRSVPSRQMLIDLAQTLDIPLRERNTLLLAAGYAPIYSDVAWNADEMKSVTQALGRMLRQHEPFPALVMDRYWNVLMTNDAAPRFFNCFIDMAARKGPRNMLHLMFDPAGMRPFVADWQTVADSLIQRVYRESVGRVINDATRELLAALRAYPDVRTEFQPGGVPAPDAASAAMPVIPVGFIKDAQVLRYFSMVTSVGTPQTIAAQELRIECMFPADDETEARHLDMLAALSG, encoded by the coding sequence ATGAACGCCATCAATCCCGTCAAGATAGCCAGGAAGACACAGCCGAACGAACTCGGTCCGCTGCTGCGCCACTGGCGCGACTTGCGTGGCATCAGCCAGTTGGACCTGTCTTTCAACGCAGGCGTTTCGCAGCGGCACATCAGCTTCATAGAAAGTGGACGCAGCGTGCCAAGCCGCCAGATGCTGATCGACCTGGCGCAGACACTCGACATTCCGCTGCGTGAACGCAACACGCTGTTGCTGGCTGCCGGCTACGCGCCCATTTACTCCGACGTTGCATGGAATGCCGACGAGATGAAAAGCGTGACCCAGGCACTTGGCCGCATGCTCCGCCAGCACGAGCCATTTCCGGCGCTCGTCATGGATCGCTACTGGAACGTGCTGATGACCAATGATGCGGCGCCGCGCTTTTTCAACTGCTTTATCGACATGGCGGCGCGCAAGGGGCCTCGCAACATGCTGCATCTGATGTTCGACCCCGCCGGCATGCGTCCCTTCGTCGCCGACTGGCAAACGGTCGCGGACAGTCTGATCCAGCGCGTGTACCGGGAGTCGGTGGGTCGCGTGATCAACGACGCGACACGCGAACTGCTTGCCGCGCTACGTGCTTACCCTGACGTACGAACGGAGTTTCAGCCGGGCGGCGTACCCGCGCCAGATGCCGCTTCGGCCGCCATGCCCGTGATACCGGTTGGCTTCATCAAGGATGCCCAGGTGCTGCGCTACTTCTCGATGGTCACGAGCGTCGGCACGCCGCAGACCATTGCTGCTCAGGAATTGCGCATCGAGTGCATGTTCCCGGCCGACGATGAAACCGAGGCGCGCCATCTCGACATGCTCGCGGCGCTGTCCGGCTAG
- a CDS encoding porin, translated as MKTSIRRVDAVLFGAAMAASLPAFAQSSVTLYGIVDNGLSWTNGQSTLGSNSGGKSAWKMTPGVWAGSRFGLKGAEDLGGNTKAIFTLESGFNSTSGAQQYANAMFGRQAWVGLTHPLYGTFTAGRQYASYYQLLSPYSPTTWITGYYGAHPGDIDGLDTIYRANNTLEYTSPKLYGLTVSGSYSPGGVAGSVNRGSTWSTAAQYAMGPVGLAVGFSRINNSTLGGGTFGADSTTSNNGAQIGVSALTNGYQTAQAQQRFAVGGGYTFSNAWDVTATYSNVQYIPGVGSKFHDEAIFNTGGLVLHWKPAVALDVAAGYSYTRATRANGIADNAQYHQFNLSQYYSLSKRTGLYALEAYQKAKGKTLGTSGAGQIINATATLGDGYNGSPSSSGSQMAVGVGIIHRF; from the coding sequence ATGAAAACGAGTATCAGGCGAGTCGACGCTGTGTTGTTCGGCGCGGCGATGGCGGCGTCCCTACCGGCTTTTGCGCAAAGCAGCGTCACGTTGTACGGCATTGTCGATAACGGGCTCTCGTGGACGAACGGGCAAAGCACGCTCGGTTCGAACAGCGGCGGCAAGTCGGCGTGGAAAATGACGCCGGGTGTGTGGGCCGGCAGCCGCTTTGGTCTGAAGGGCGCGGAAGACCTCGGCGGAAACACCAAGGCGATCTTCACGCTCGAGTCCGGCTTTAACTCTACCTCGGGCGCACAGCAATACGCGAATGCGATGTTCGGCCGTCAGGCCTGGGTGGGCTTGACCCATCCGCTCTACGGCACGTTCACGGCAGGTCGGCAATATGCTTCGTATTACCAACTACTTTCGCCCTATAGCCCGACTACATGGATCACCGGCTATTACGGCGCGCATCCCGGCGATATCGACGGGCTCGACACGATTTACCGCGCAAATAACACGCTGGAATATACGTCGCCGAAACTGTACGGGCTGACGGTGAGCGGTTCGTATTCGCCTGGAGGCGTGGCGGGCAGCGTGAACCGCGGCTCGACCTGGTCCACGGCGGCGCAGTATGCAATGGGACCGGTCGGTCTGGCAGTCGGCTTTTCGCGCATCAACAATTCGACGCTCGGCGGCGGCACATTCGGCGCGGATTCGACCACATCGAACAACGGCGCGCAGATCGGCGTGTCCGCGTTGACGAACGGTTATCAGACCGCGCAAGCGCAGCAGCGCTTCGCGGTGGGCGGCGGCTACACGTTCAGCAATGCGTGGGACGTTACCGCGACGTACTCAAACGTGCAGTACATCCCGGGCGTCGGATCGAAATTCCACGACGAGGCGATCTTCAACACGGGCGGCCTCGTGCTGCACTGGAAGCCGGCCGTGGCGTTGGATGTCGCCGCGGGCTACAGCTATACGCGCGCGACGCGCGCCAACGGTATCGCCGACAACGCGCAGTATCACCAGTTCAACCTCTCGCAGTACTACTCGCTGTCCAAGCGAACGGGTCTGTATGCACTGGAGGCGTACCAGAAGGCGAAGGGCAAGACGCTTGGGACCAGCGGTGCCGGACAGATCATCAACGCGACGGCCACCCTTGGCGACGGCTATAACGGCTCGCCGTCGTCATCGGGGAGTCAGATGGCGGTGGGAGTGGGGATCATTCACCGGTTCTGA
- a CDS encoding LysR family transcriptional regulator, translating into MVTNKLGPPGNATVGRTTAASNAGRDLLNLAQLRAFRLVADLGSATRAAAALFRAQSAVTRSVQELEAALGVPLFDRGPSGMLPTPVGRAVLQRCERIFAELEELAQWCSARQSRRRPAAEGTLPAYLLNTRRLQLLVALARHRHMPSAAKAFGISQPAVSTAIRVLENGSGLSLFHRSARGILLTAEGETFLLLVRRALNELRHIPDDIAALHGKIQGAVTVGALPLGRTLILPRAIARMSAEHPRVRVVTDESAYEALVAGLRAGDIDFILGALRNNDAASGLKNERLMSEDMVVLVRSDHPLVQASNLSIMDLREAQWIVPRSNAPARALFEAQFRRMKVKPPMPTVETADLAVIRGLLVSTDMVAALSAQQLHYEVQSGQLAVLGVQLHNTRREIGLTMRASGTPSPAARALIDAIRLSVVEATRTVSIAAG; encoded by the coding sequence ATGGTCACTAACAAGCTCGGTCCACCCGGCAACGCGACAGTCGGCAGGACAACGGCGGCGTCGAATGCCGGCAGGGACCTGCTTAATCTTGCGCAGTTGCGCGCTTTCCGGCTGGTCGCGGACCTGGGCAGCGCAACGCGTGCCGCTGCCGCACTGTTTCGCGCGCAGTCAGCCGTCACGCGCTCGGTGCAGGAACTGGAAGCAGCGCTGGGCGTGCCGCTCTTCGATCGAGGACCGTCCGGCATGTTGCCTACACCCGTCGGTCGCGCCGTGCTGCAACGTTGCGAGCGGATTTTTGCGGAACTGGAAGAACTCGCACAATGGTGTTCGGCGCGGCAGTCGCGCCGCCGCCCGGCAGCCGAAGGCACATTGCCGGCCTATCTCCTCAACACGCGTCGGCTGCAGCTTCTGGTGGCGCTCGCGCGGCATCGGCATATGCCGAGTGCGGCGAAAGCCTTCGGTATCAGTCAGCCCGCTGTGAGCACCGCGATTCGAGTGCTTGAAAACGGTTCCGGTTTAAGTCTCTTTCACCGCAGCGCGCGCGGCATCCTGCTCACCGCCGAAGGCGAGACGTTTTTGCTCCTCGTGCGCCGCGCGCTGAACGAACTGCGTCACATCCCCGACGATATTGCCGCGCTGCACGGCAAAATTCAGGGCGCGGTGACGGTCGGCGCGTTGCCGCTCGGACGCACACTGATCCTGCCGAGAGCGATCGCACGCATGAGCGCGGAGCATCCGCGCGTGCGCGTCGTGACCGACGAAAGCGCGTATGAAGCGCTCGTCGCGGGACTGCGCGCCGGCGATATCGACTTCATTCTCGGCGCGCTGCGCAACAACGATGCAGCGAGCGGCCTGAAAAACGAGCGCCTGATGTCGGAAGACATGGTTGTTCTGGTCCGCAGCGATCATCCGCTGGTGCAGGCAAGCAATCTGAGCATCATGGATCTGCGCGAAGCGCAATGGATCGTGCCGCGCAGCAACGCGCCAGCCCGAGCGCTATTCGAGGCGCAATTCAGAAGGATGAAAGTGAAGCCGCCCATGCCGACGGTCGAGACCGCCGACCTTGCTGTCATTCGTGGCTTGCTCGTCAGCACGGACATGGTGGCGGCCCTGTCAGCGCAACAACTGCACTATGAGGTTCAATCAGGGCAACTGGCGGTGCTGGGCGTACAACTGCACAACACGCGCCGTGAGATCGGTCTGACCATGCGCGCGAGCGGCACACCTTCGCCCGCTGCCCGCGCGTTGATCGATGCGATCCGCCTGTCCGTGGTGGAGGCCACGCGCACCGTCAGCATTGCGGCGGGTTGA
- a CDS encoding uracil-xanthine permease family protein — MSTDSATHSVDARLPAWQLALFGLQHVLSMAASPVTAVFLVSKMVSLPAEMTVHLMGATFFVCGAGTLLQSLGAGPLGARLPFVMVPGGAPAMLFAVIATQTDLPTAAGAALLTSLFYWLVLPVFARCLRFFPRVVVGTMLLLVSVSLIRIYAGIVVGQPGKPGFAQPQSLALALLTIVATLGVARVFQGTAGRLAVLIGLATGTFAAWSLGLMPTTGLGSGPLFALPVLLPFGMPHFDVVAALPMLIFSVISMAEATAQTVAVGEITGRKIDMRRDVPRTIRGDAVASLFGSLLGTSLIITSAENIGVVQTTGVRSRYVTATAGAMLMIVALFAPLGRFASAIPAPVVGGTALIVFAMIGVMGINLLGKVDLHARGNQYTLAAALVTGLLPVLVPNVYASFPAYVQIVLGNGMAAGTLTAILVNLVFGAWRLAPPEKVQTT, encoded by the coding sequence GTGAGCACAGATAGCGCCACACATAGCGTCGACGCACGCCTGCCTGCATGGCAACTCGCGCTGTTCGGCTTGCAGCATGTGCTGTCGATGGCGGCGTCGCCCGTCACCGCGGTATTTCTCGTGTCGAAGATGGTGTCGTTGCCGGCGGAAATGACCGTGCATCTGATGGGCGCGACGTTTTTCGTCTGCGGGGCGGGCACGCTGTTGCAATCGCTTGGCGCAGGGCCGCTCGGCGCGCGCCTGCCTTTCGTGATGGTGCCGGGCGGCGCGCCTGCCATGCTGTTCGCCGTGATCGCCACGCAAACCGATCTGCCCACGGCGGCCGGCGCGGCGCTGCTCACGAGCCTGTTCTACTGGCTCGTGCTGCCGGTGTTCGCACGCTGCCTGCGCTTTTTTCCGCGCGTCGTGGTGGGCACGATGCTGTTGCTCGTGTCGGTGAGCCTTATCCGGATCTATGCGGGCATCGTCGTCGGGCAGCCTGGTAAGCCCGGCTTCGCGCAACCGCAGTCGCTCGCGCTGGCGTTGCTGACGATCGTCGCGACGCTCGGCGTGGCACGTGTGTTTCAGGGCACGGCGGGCAGGCTGGCGGTTCTGATCGGTCTCGCGACTGGCACGTTCGCGGCGTGGTCGCTCGGTCTGATGCCGACCACGGGCCTCGGCTCCGGGCCGCTCTTCGCGCTGCCTGTGCTGCTGCCGTTCGGCATGCCGCACTTCGACGTGGTCGCCGCGTTGCCCATGCTCATTTTCAGCGTGATCTCGATGGCGGAGGCCACGGCGCAAACCGTCGCCGTCGGCGAAATCACGGGGCGCAAGATCGACATGCGGCGCGACGTGCCGCGCACCATTCGCGGCGACGCGGTGGCTTCACTGTTCGGCTCACTGCTGGGCACCTCGCTCATCATTACGAGCGCCGAGAATATCGGCGTGGTGCAGACCACAGGGGTGCGCTCACGCTACGTCACCGCAACGGCGGGCGCCATGCTGATGATCGTCGCGCTGTTCGCGCCGCTCGGCCGCTTCGCTTCTGCGATTCCCGCGCCGGTGGTGGGCGGCACGGCGTTGATCGTGTTCGCGATGATCGGGGTGATGGGCATCAATCTGCTCGGCAAGGTCGATCTGCATGCACGCGGCAATCAGTACACGCTGGCGGCGGCCCTGGTCACGGGCCTGTTGCCGGTTCTCGTGCCGAACGTGTACGCGTCGTTTCCCGCTTACGTGCAGATCGTTCTGGGCAACGGCATGGCCGCCGGCACGCTCACGGCGATTCTCGTCAACCTGGTTTTCGGCGCATGGCGCCTTGCACCGCCCGAGAAAGTCCAGACAACCTGA
- a CDS encoding carboxymuconolactone decarboxylase family protein, giving the protein MSTFPIHTIESAPAQSKPVLRHIEQTFGFVPNIAGAMASSPVLIDAFFNLFQKVHSGTFSEAQIQTLLLTNAVTNACTWAVAFHTALALNQGLTAADVEAIRSGRVPTDPQHAALSTLTRSAIKKRGHLDESEITAFIEAGFRRDQVLELLAVAAASTITNYVGSIAQPALETQFEVYAWKA; this is encoded by the coding sequence ATGTCGACGTTTCCCATTCACACGATCGAATCCGCGCCCGCGCAGTCGAAGCCGGTCCTGCGGCACATTGAACAGACCTTCGGCTTCGTTCCGAATATTGCCGGCGCGATGGCGTCGTCGCCGGTATTGATCGACGCCTTTTTCAACCTGTTTCAGAAGGTCCATTCAGGCACGTTCTCGGAAGCGCAGATCCAGACTCTGCTGCTCACCAATGCGGTCACTAACGCCTGCACGTGGGCGGTTGCATTCCACACGGCGCTCGCGCTGAACCAGGGTCTCACCGCCGCCGACGTCGAAGCCATCCGTTCAGGCCGGGTGCCCACCGACCCGCAGCACGCAGCGCTCTCAACACTCACCAGAAGCGCAATAAAAAAGCGCGGTCATCTCGACGAGTCCGAGATCACGGCATTTATCGAAGCAGGCTTTCGCCGTGATCAGGTGCTCGAACTCCTCGCTGTCGCGGCAGCGTCGACTATCACGAACTACGTGGGCAGCATTGCACAGCCTGCGCTCGAAACCCAGTTCGAGGTGTACGCGTGGAAGGCTTGA
- a CDS encoding aryl-sulfate sulfotransferase, translating into MITTVDQITQRRRGVGLIAHDPALSAGGYTLIAPQTARGHVYLVDIHGEVVHEWTLPVRAGRHAVILPNGNLGYNGNHADSEDRYAPWSMWHGGDFYEVTPQGEVVWRYQDPAHHHDAQWLPNGNLLYAACAPVPAGFAERVQGGTAHAPDEVMYGDVIREVNRAGELVWEWKAWEHLNPKDFPIAAGFGRYHWPLVNGLGVNAKGEVLMSLRTTSGIIAVSRETQDVTLHIPSAVVSHQHAPVPLANGNILTFDNGNFRAGAHVAFSRVLEIDPATHDVVWSYADDMVNAFYSAFMGNAQRLWNGNTHITESATGRLFEVTPAREVVWEYVIPWFDQYPDEAARKTGPGQLNSVFQTFRYSREQLPWLRA; encoded by the coding sequence GTGATCACCACCGTCGATCAGATTACCCAGCGGCGCCGCGGCGTCGGCCTCATTGCTCACGACCCGGCGCTGTCTGCAGGCGGCTACACGCTGATTGCGCCGCAAACCGCGCGCGGCCATGTCTATCTCGTCGATATTCACGGCGAAGTGGTGCACGAATGGACTCTGCCGGTGCGCGCCGGCCGCCATGCGGTGATTCTGCCGAATGGCAATCTCGGCTACAACGGCAATCATGCGGATTCGGAAGATCGCTATGCGCCGTGGTCGATGTGGCACGGCGGAGACTTTTACGAAGTCACGCCGCAAGGCGAAGTGGTGTGGCGCTACCAGGACCCGGCGCATCACCACGACGCGCAATGGTTGCCCAACGGCAATCTGCTTTACGCGGCCTGTGCGCCGGTCCCGGCGGGTTTTGCGGAGCGCGTGCAGGGCGGCACGGCGCACGCGCCCGACGAAGTCATGTATGGCGACGTGATCCGCGAGGTGAATCGGGCGGGCGAACTCGTGTGGGAGTGGAAAGCGTGGGAGCATCTGAACCCAAAAGACTTTCCGATCGCAGCGGGCTTCGGGCGTTATCACTGGCCGCTCGTCAACGGACTTGGCGTGAACGCAAAAGGTGAAGTGCTGATGAGCTTGCGCACTACGTCCGGCATCATCGCGGTGAGCCGCGAAACACAGGACGTCACGCTGCACATTCCGTCGGCCGTCGTGTCGCATCAGCATGCACCTGTACCGCTCGCCAACGGCAACATTCTCACGTTCGACAACGGCAACTTTCGCGCCGGCGCGCACGTCGCGTTTTCCCGGGTACTCGAAATCGATCCCGCTACGCACGACGTGGTGTGGTCCTATGCGGACGACATGGTCAACGCGTTCTACAGCGCGTTCATGGGCAACGCGCAACGGTTGTGGAACGGCAACACGCACATTACCGAATCCGCGACCGGCCGGCTTTTCGAAGTGACGCCCGCACGCGAAGTGGTGTGGGAATACGTGATCCCCTGGTTCGATCAGTATCCCGACGAGGCCGCGCGCAAGACCGGGCCAGGCCAGTTGAACAGTGTGTTCCAGACTTTCCGCTACAGCCGCGAGCAGTTGCCGTGGCTGCGTGCTTAA
- a CDS encoding LysR family transcriptional regulator, which produces MRPISQTFRCFDEVVRRGSIRKAADSLHLTAAAVHQQILNLEEQVGTPLFDRLPRGMQLTTAGEIIIAAVRRGQRDFDNAMTQVEDLRSLRRGHINLAVSPSSAEQLVPDAIQAAMQSYPGVTYSVRSGNGESILKWVETGEADIGYGLRRKPPPGVVEVRAFSQHLGLVTPPGHPLTKLGKRPRLRDCLDYPLILMTPDTELRAMVDQIDHREQRKARPLVESSSVSMVRRLVADGVGIGFLIAENVVEDVAQRKLAWTPLADAGARSFSCLYQRSDLTTTVAMSMFLQFLGHSIEATENRFHTPARTSRTPRTPRKRTPRIT; this is translated from the coding sequence ATGCGTCCAATATCACAGACATTCCGCTGTTTCGACGAGGTCGTCCGGCGCGGCTCGATCCGCAAAGCCGCCGATTCGCTGCACCTGACTGCTGCCGCCGTGCACCAGCAAATCCTCAATCTGGAGGAGCAGGTCGGCACACCGCTCTTCGACCGCCTGCCGCGCGGCATGCAGTTGACCACCGCGGGTGAAATCATCATTGCGGCTGTGCGCCGCGGGCAACGCGACTTCGACAATGCAATGACACAAGTGGAGGATTTGCGCTCGCTTCGCCGCGGGCACATAAATCTCGCCGTGTCGCCGTCATCTGCGGAACAGCTCGTGCCCGACGCCATCCAGGCTGCCATGCAGAGCTACCCTGGCGTGACCTACAGCGTGCGCTCGGGCAACGGAGAAAGTATTCTGAAGTGGGTGGAGACGGGCGAGGCGGACATCGGCTACGGCCTGCGCCGCAAGCCGCCGCCAGGCGTGGTCGAGGTGCGGGCGTTCTCGCAGCATCTGGGGCTCGTCACGCCGCCGGGCCATCCTCTGACGAAGCTCGGCAAGCGGCCGCGTTTGCGCGACTGTCTCGACTATCCGCTGATCCTGATGACGCCCGATACCGAACTGCGCGCGATGGTCGACCAGATCGACCACCGTGAACAGCGCAAGGCGCGTCCGCTCGTGGAGAGCAGTTCCGTTTCGATGGTGCGGCGGCTCGTGGCGGACGGCGTGGGCATCGGCTTTCTGATTGCCGAGAACGTGGTGGAAGACGTGGCGCAGCGCAAGCTCGCGTGGACACCGCTCGCCGACGCGGGTGCCCGATCGTTTAGTTGTCTATATCAACGCTCGGATCTCACCACGACGGTCGCGATGAGCATGTTCCTGCAGTTTCTCGGCCACTCGATCGAAGCGACCGAGAATCGCTTCCATACGCCGGCTCGAACCTCGCGCACTCCGCGCACTCCGCGAAAGCGTACGCCACGTATTACCTGA